TCACTATGTcttgttatttcagtgtttgGATGGTGCCAGATCACTATGTcttgttatttcagtgtttgGATGGTGCCTGATCACTATGTcttgttatttcagtgtttgGATAGTGCCAGATCACTATGTcttgttatttcagtgtttgGATGTGCTTGATCACTATGTcttgttatttcagtgtttgGATAGTGCCAGATCACTATGTcttgttatttcagtgtttgGATAGTGCCAGATCACTATGTcttgttatttcagtgtttgGATAGTGCCAGATCACTATGTcttgttatttcagtgtttgGATAGTGCCAGATCACTATGTcttgttatttcagtgtttgGATAGTGCCAGATCTCTATTTTTTATTAAGGGGctggacatagtccagtggtaaattgctcacttgatgtgcagtctgtttgggatcgatccccgtcggtggtctatttctcgttccatccagtgcaccacaactggtatatcaaaggctgtggtatgtgctatcctgtctgtgggatggtgaatataaaagatcccttgccattaatggaaaaaaatgtagtgggtttcctcactatgactgtatcaaaatgaccatatgtttgacatccaatagctaatgattaataaatcaatgtgctctagtggtgtcattaaacaaaaaaccctcttttttaaatatatttttttattatttcagtgtTTAGATGCGAGTCGGCCATGGCTGTGTTACTGGATTGTTCACAGTTTGGAGATCCTGGAGGAATTGATTCCTGAGGACATAGCAGTGCAGTTAGTCTTCCTttaccttttaattttttttattttacgactATGCGGATGTTTTGTTCATGCTAAACGAACCTTCGGaatagagctgggcggtatactgTACGTATGTGTGCGTACAAACTATTTTATCATCAGCAACCACATAGTGTTATACATAAAGCTGGacggtataccatatatatcATTTGATATTAGTATCATGTCAGTACCAATTTACTGTAcagagcaaatttcaaaatacagaaACTTTTATacagtattgaaaaatgtttcctgcTATTTaataaagcactaacaatatatctgacaaacgcaaaatgggttgggtatgaatcagacgagagccttgtgtatttAATCAGATGAAATTAGCAGGTGAGTCTTaactcaggcatgcatttaaagccgagtataccgaaaataccactctgtattggtattggtattgtgtcaataccgaatacctgatactgaggtaaatcaccccgAAAATACCTTggatttcaataccgcccagctctacttCAAAATACAGTGTTTGCTGCAAcccatattattttaaaatttgccctaaatatttttttcctgtCAGCCATACTTTCGTCAGTATCAtcacatttaaaaatgtaataaacaacACTTTTAAAGTAAGGGTAGCACTATtatcttttgtttaacgacactactagagaacattcattaattaatcatccatTAATGAATGTTGAAACGCCCACAGCTAGCATATGAGTATCAAGGTTGCCTTCCCCTTCACCAATATCAGCAGATACCGGCACGGTTAGAACAATAGGAAAAAATGGCTACAATGTTCTGTAATGCTAGATTATAGACCTCAAAACTATTACCTATGCTCAGAGAAGCATCGCACCCCCCAACAAACAATGTGATATtgacatagagaataactagttatgaaaaatattttagattaaTATGCAATAAAAAACTTGTTTCCCTTCAAACATATTATCTtaaggatttttaaaaatctcttgcGTCTTAAATGTACATATTAACCATTGATCAACATTGTATTGTTTCAATAGTGCAggattaaaaactagggttagTCCCTtgaaaaatgtgtaatataacatttttcAGTACACCTGATTCCACCCTCTGTAACACCACATAACATTTGGAACTGTATTtatccccttcccccccccccccccccccgaacattacataatattttattggcCCCCCTAACACAAATGTTATTGGTTAATTGTTTATTTGGATATAGATATATGCATGTTAACAATAGTTGCTTTAAGGTTCATGTTCATGTTGTTGTTGGCAACTATTAACGTGCATACATGCCACAAAGGCTTCacgcacacctgtcatgggcttAGTCTCTGGCCTTTGTTAGTGACTGAGTCtaggaaaagggggggggggatgagtttgaagtgggcagaattttgaataagtatttagttACGTCCAGCGACtacgcggaccgactagtagacaccgaaaatgggccgtgttctgactggctgaatttcgattccttcgggtctaactagaaaaagctATAGTCTACagagaataactgcacctaacatcatgtccggactaagaatttaaacccaaaaataagtttgactgctcgaccgaaaaggttttaaggtgatttgagcaattgaacgggcgccaaagtaaaatgcgttggactatttatgaaaaaaataaacatacgaattttgaagctcgatcgaaaaattttaaagtccaactaagcccaaaaaggaggttacctgtcctagttaaggttgacGCAGCAGGACTCATGGTGAGTTGATGGGCTGATCAGGGgagaagttggggagtccttccaTCAAAAACTGGTTGTTACGTTCAAGGGCTCCTGTGTAGATGTCCCGCAGTACCATCTTTAAGATGCGATGAATGGTCGCGTTGGGCATCGTAGGCATCAGGAGTCCTTGTCTGTACAGCCCGTCCTGCTGCGATGTCACATAAAGTTGGTTGGAGTGGTTGGCCTGCTGGAGCTGATACTTCCCTTGTCCAGTCGGAAGTTGGCGCCAGTGCTTGTCTGACCAGGGTCCCTTGAGTTGTTTGGCATCGGTGAAATCGCCAATGACCGCTCCTCTATACTTTGTTGGGAGTTTATCACATACGATAATCCAGTCGGGTTGGTCGGACTTCTTCGGTGAGGTAACCGATGACGTCTTCCTCCTTTTGGATTCTCGCTGGATCTCCGCTGgtttttcaacaacaacaaccagagGTGGTGGTGGACTTTCCGGTGGGTCAATAGTGACCACGTGTCCCGTGTCCATCGATGAAGGAACCTCAACAGGAGGAGCctccactgtcagtggagctgacagctttggtcccccctggatggttcctggcgagtgcttcggTCGAGTGGGTGGAGTCGGTGTAGCAGAATGAACCGCCCCTGGTGGTTTGgccaccgggtttggatcaccctgcACCGTTCCGCATCTCGTCCTCCTCTTCGGGACAGGTggagccgcccctggcggttgagccgccaagttaGGCTCCCCCTGTGTAGTCTTAGGTCGCCGCCTCCGTCTTCTACTGGTTGCGCGTCGCTTCGTCTCGCTGCCGTAATGTAGCGTCACAGTCGCTGAATCTCCATTGTGCTCAATTCTATACTTGGCCAAGGGCCCAAGCGAACGAAGCACAGCCCCTAGGGTAGGGGGGAGAGAAATCGCCACGTTCTCGGAACACAACCTCATCGTTCGAGAGAAATTCGTAGGTCCTCCATGttcatgtgtatttgttttggtttcagAGTTGTGCAGTTTCTTGGAAAATGTCAGTCGCCCTCTGGTGGATTTGGTGGTATGTAGGCAGTCTCTTAATCTTATCTCTTTTCTATTCAAGTGTGTAACATGTTAAGtagtgtttaattatttataattcacCACAGCACAATGGGAAATGACTTTCAACTTTTACCTTATTATATTACCATGGGATTAAATGCAGATTCCAGCTGTTGCTAAATCAGTGTTGATGGAGGgagatatttaaattttaatacaaaatgaattCTAGTAATTTTCCTATCATATCAAGGCTCTGCTTAACAATCTTGATAAAcgtctttaaaaagttattcaacaatcacaataattattaataagtgTATTGAAtggaataattttattttttttcttctaaatttgCAGAAActgaataaatcaataaatgttaattatgCTTTATTGTAATGACCATATCTAAAAACttgattattataatttatttttattttaaaataatttatgtatttgcaTGAACTTCAAATTTATTAGAGCATATAATTTGGTATaacaatagatatatttttagttAGCTTAAGTGTATTTCTACTTCCAGTTGGATTTTTATTTCAGGTGGACCACAGCAGTTGCCCCATCTAGCACCAACATATGCTGCTGTCAATGCATTGTGCATTCTATCTCTCAGCACAGATGaagcatttaaaattattaataggtaatgtattatattttatttgccttCACCATCATAAAAAATGGTGATGctgaacatttttcatttgttccTTTAATAGCGAGTAAAGAGAATTATTAGTGCAGTACGTGGCATACATTCAGAATCTAGTATTCTCTGggaacaggggcgggacgtagcccagtggtaaagcgttcgcttgatacacggtcggtttgggatcgatccccgtcggtgggcccattgggctatttctcgctccagctagtgcaccatgactggtacatcaaaagccatggtatgtgctatcctgtctatgggatggtgcatataaaagatcccttgctgctagtcgaaaagagtagcccatgaaatggcaacagcgggtttcctctctcagtatctgtgtggtccttaatcatatattcgacgccatataaccgtaaataaaatgtgttgggtgcgtcgttaaataaaacatttccttctagagaacattttgttcagtatctcaTCACTATTTGCTATGCAGGTTTCAGAGATTGTTATGCAATTctgtaatattaaatactagTTGCTGATCAATTTTGAAACTGATAGCAAATGTTGCTAATCAAATGtttttgaacaaaatattccatAATTCTTTAGTCACAACTTGATTAGACTAACAAACACATTCtctttccataaatatataatctgaCCTTTCAGCCTTTGTGGTGTGCCCCCATATTGTGATGAATGTCTGAATGTCCCAACAGCCAATCATTGTCTAGAATTGTCTTTTGTGTCCTGGGATCTGATTTTAAAGTTTTCTTCATTTTGTGGTTGAGACACATTTATCTTGCTATACACTTTTACTATAGTAGTTAATAAGGATCTGATTGACAGTGGTGTATTTATGTTAAGCAGATAACCTCTCTATTCTGTTCAATGTGTAAAACAATTATGTCTGGTCCTTAGTGTATTGATTCAAACTTTATTTTCAGAAAAACTTTATATGAATATTTGCTCAGCATGCGGTCACCAGATGGTTCATTTAGAATGCATAAAGGAGGTGAAGTAGATATTAGGTAAAGTAAATGTTGTGACCAGCAaacttatttatatatgtggagagagagagagagagagagtgagagagtgagagtgagagagtgagtgagtgagtgagtgcgtGCGAGCGAGCGTGCGAGCACACATGGCGGGGGCATTTATTTGAGAGAACAAACTGAATTTAGCAGTGAGGTGCTAAATTGAAGTGAGATGGACTGACCCATTGGGTTTTGTTCAGTTCAACCCAGTTTGCTATAACTGGTATATCTCAAGATATATATGGAACATTGTGTTATCTGTGATAAAGCAcacttaaaggtgcagaccgTAGTTTTAACACGtcaaaaatggacactaagtttagttaatttagaaACCTgcaactcatttggataaagttataacagagtAAAATAAGAGTCTGttatgttaaaacaggaaatatccttaaaaattgACTAGCACTTGAATCAATAaactgctacttctcagacgcacatgcatttttaaaaatatgaaaaatgctatttttagtactacaaacaccaggatgaccagaaacacttcggttctacggaaatggataatctgaagaataaagtaaagtttgatttcagtgatcttAAACagctgtaatagtgaaaaatatgccgtagtgtttaaacactagggtctgtccctttaaaaggacTCCTTGCTGCTTATCACTGATAATAATAGCCCAAGTGGTGGCAGTAATTGTAGGTTTCCTATCTCTTTCCTCCTTGTCAGTTCCAGGGCTTACACTGGAACACATTTAGGTTTAGTAATTTTTCAGATAAATATAGAGATTGTCTTTgtaaattattaacatttgGATAATTTAAGGAATATATTGTTAGataaagactaaatgttgtagccactttgtataaaaaatagCAATTGGCTGGAACATTTAGtatgttaattttgttatatggtACCTGTATCACACCActgttctttttttgtgtgaacgatgaacacacacatatatatatatatatatatatatatatatatatatatatatatatatatatatatatatatatatatatatatatatatatataatatatatatggggtttttttctctctctttttcagAGGTGCATATTGTGCAGCTTGTGTAGCGACTCTAACTCACATTTCCACTCCAGAATTGTTCAAAGACACTCCACAGTGGCTGGCCAAGTATGTTTATCTCTTGATATACTGGCTAACttttgggttttaaaaatagatagaCTGGAAAGTATTTAGAttttcattgtaaaaaaaaaaccttaattagatttatgtaaataattgatagataaaatacactataacagtgttttaacaaaatgtattacacCATAGTGATGTATTTTCAGTTTTGCACACTGATATATGCCTTTCTTAATTCCATTAACCAAcagttgcatttttaaaatagttacTTGTTTTAAAGTGTTACAAATGTACTTTAGCATGCTTAGAAAGAACATTTTGTGTAACATGTCtaaatgttatattaaatatgttttagtttattaataatattttagacCTGAATTGTACCTACTATTTCAGGTGTCAGAGTTATGAAGGTGGGTTTTCTGGGTGTCCTGGCCAGGAGGCACATGGAGGCTACTCATTCTGTGGACTGGCAGCACTCATTCTGATCGGCGGCATCAAACATTGCGACATCAAGAACCTGTTGGTCTGTACTGCCACACATTCGAAGATGAATGTTTTCCAGATATTTATTTGGAATTCTGGATTTTAAATTGACTGTACAGTGTTTCTGGGTCTTCTgccttttataaaaaaattccatATTCTGTTTCCAAAACATAATATGGTTTACCTGATTCTTTACATCGATTATGAATAGGGTCCATCATTCACCATTGTGAAACCCTTATCGTATGACCAATCCAGTACCCTgccaccaaaaataaaatttgtgaaTAAATTGTTTTTCGTAACCCACTTTCAaatctgtaaacaaataaattataaaaaataatttaagatGGAATAGCAATTGTTTTCTTAatgtaacatttttgtttgcatttgagTTCAGACTACATGTAAAGTTATGTCTTAGAATATTGGGATAATGATACACATCAGTTTGCAATATAGCAGAAACAGGTTTATTGGCATTGATAActacatataatttttatatttttaaagttaagtCTTAGAATAATTGGATAATTATGGAATGGCCAATAGGTTCTATGGTAGTAATACATTTGGTAActgtgttaatttttttttttttaatgatgtggTTTCAGAGATGGACTGCTAACAGACAGATGCGGTTTGAAGGTGGATTTCAAGGCAGGACCAACAAGCTAGTGGATGGCTGTTACTCGTTCTGGCAGGGTGGAGCTTTCCCACTGTTTCACATGGTGCTCTGTTCTCGAGGTTTCAACTTCTCCTCATTTCTTTGTCATCTATCTGCCTTTCTGTATGGCTATAGAACTAGATTTATAACTAATTATTATTCTCATCAccaaatagccaatgtgtattgtTTTGCTTGGTTGTTGTTAaacgttcattcgttcgttcgttcattcaaaATTCTAACATCATAGTTAAGATATATAGACACAAATCTTTTTGAACGTGTTCCTTTGGAATTGATCTAATAATGaaaggaatatgaaaatatagcatttaaacatattttaaacttttgacAAAGTACATAAATCCACATATATTGATAGCATTATgggtcgggatttagctcagtcagttgtgCACTtgactgaggtgcttgtgtcgcaggatcgaaccaccttggtggatctgttcagctgaatggattttttcctcattccaaccagtgcaccacatctggtcaaaggccgtggtatgtactttcctgtctgtgggaaaatgttgcgggtttccactgatgactacaagtcagaattaccaaatgtttgacatccaatagctgatgattaattaatcaatgtgctctagtggtgctgttaaacaaaacaaacttttgatagtATTATCCACTATTaagaaatagagattattatacgagcttgtgtgtcgtactgattttacaaaacgagtgtcgggattattgtattacccgagcgagaGTGAGggcaatacatgaatcctgacacgagtttcgtaaaatcagtacgattcacacgcaagtgtaataatttctttattatccacattatccaaaacattattttcatgaataacaagctaggatcatgtcaaaacgtttttgaaatgtgactaaaaaGAGACGATGAAACAATGTCATTttccgaaatgacgtcattgtgataAGCATTTACACTGgggaagccgcattaagttatgacgtcgcttcccaaaatgacgtcattcgatgTGCACATGAAAACATTATGACACAATGGGTcgtactggttatatttccctgaatatcttgaactatgtggataataactaTTTTTCTCTTCCTTTCTCATAATAAGAACACAGATTTCTGGTTGAAAACACAGATTTTTTGTTTGCTACAGccagtaattttgttttgttgattccTTTGTTGATAACCTACAGATGATGATCACCTGAGTGCTGAACGCTGGATGTTCCATCAAGACGCACTACAGGAATATCTCCTTATTTGCTGCCAGCATCCTGGTGGTGGCCTTATAGACAAACCTGGCAAGTAAgtagtatacaatatatattatattaaatacccTTTGGTGTCAATACACAGGTTGATCCATCATATTTGAAgaaatgttaattatattttcttgttttaaagtgctgtgccagatgtatgatgtattgagctatatcaatcaagatattatttaatatgattagaaaattaaaaaacaaaatgtaaaaaatttatataccggtatattttccatttaaaaatattcccctgaaaaacagaaccagctgaattcgtttcgagAATTTCcataagatttgatccgtgacgtcacgaagggaacgcctttcgatagtcagcgctattgttcattgcttcttttgtgtttattatggttaaacggcgtgttgttggcggctgtagcaatacaaaagccgataaatttagtcttcacgcatttcctagtaatgttgctgagaaagctgtgtgtgaatttgattaaaacaacgtggaaatactggacaggaagaaaatgccggagaccgttgcgacagcagacactttagtttcgattcgtccaaactggcttgtcggctttagcgagatatgggaataccatgtgttatggctttaaaaaaagatgctgtaccaacaatttttctgcaacactccggtcagtttgttttctcatgcacggttcgtgcaatcatcgagatccgatttgttgtcgtttgcatctcgttcatttgtgagatttttctttatagttcgagaacattaaaacaataaagtacagacaagtaagtatctatagcctagtccgtccaATCCTACAAcaatgtaggttttttttgtaaaaaaaaagaaaaacaaaaagaagctaattttgtatgcatcttagaaaacaatcggctcagaaataaatgacttgtaaattccatagtatgaaaaaaggcgttccctgtaaaacagactataaatacattaaattaattttactatacctcccacagagaaaaccttttttcatactatggaatgtgctataagttatttatttctgagcagactgttttcacaactgcacacaaaaaatagtattgttttgttatttccaaaacacttttactttttttttttacgtcaaactaaactgaaattattcacacaaaaaacctCATCTtcatggatgggacggactaaaagtcgtttttgtttatttcttaaaattaccgatatcgggtccacttgactcgtagaattcaagagttatttatcgtcttttctactacatcacaagtattagaacatacagtgtagcaaaataatttgcacgaaaagctaaagaacaaaacaagaataaaagttgtaaactagtggtaagctgtctccacgaccattttcatcgtcatctgtcaggccggtggttcgtcggaagatgttccaggttcaaactgataaggcattatttgttgtgttgcacaaatattagtccagtcatcattactacactattcatcatcgatgagcttggcagtcgctgtcggtcccactttcgcttgcgctggaagtcatctcgtggtaggtttctgtgaagcgcgttcccttcgtgacgtcacggctatttacaggcaaatgtttttaccgagaattttactcggtcgtttccgacagtgttctacgggagtgatgttttaatacttttatggggcattttcgtaattattgatttacatatcggtgtaaaatattattgcaatgaattaagaaagcatttaattgtggaattttaaattt
This DNA window, taken from Gigantopelta aegis isolate Gae_Host chromosome 4, Gae_host_genome, whole genome shotgun sequence, encodes the following:
- the LOC121370957 gene encoding protein farnesyltransferase subunit beta-like — encoded protein: MEDANELRHRCSTTDLNKEKYKDDALWTETADEQVNVENSVDQLYTAFRSRLKDDPDIPVLERGIHRTFLWKGLKSLSGAYECLDASRPWLCYWIVHSLEILEELIPEDIAVQVVQFLGKCQSPSGGFGGGPQQLPHLAPTYAAVNALCILSLSTDEAFKIINRKTLYEYLLSMRSPDGSFRMHKGGEVDIRGAYCAACVATLTHISTPELFKDTPQWLAKCQSYEGGFSGCPGQEAHGGYSFCGLAALILIGGIKHCDIKNLLRWTANRQMRFEGGFQGRTNKLVDGCYSFWQGGAFPLFHMVLCSRDDDHLSAERWMFHQDALQEYLLICCQHPGGGLIDKPGKSRDFYHTCYCLSGLSVAQHFTGGHLAEKYIIGSPKNEVKPIHPVYNIGIDAVVQANQYFNNLPKPGNETEHNN